In one Halorubrum sp. CBA1229 genomic region, the following are encoded:
- the argC gene encoding N-acetyl-gamma-glutamyl-phosphate reductase has protein sequence MSADDTGDDATPAETYTASVVGGTGFTGGELLRILAGHPAFDVVQATSRSADNMTVGRSHPNLRGLDLRFSDPDDLESVDVLFSATPHGVSMGRVDEYFEVADTVVDLSADFRLPEADAYDEWYDGHESPEYLERAEYALPEINRENLPGADLIAGGGCNATATILGLKPLVDAGALGPDAGEVVVDVKVGSSEGGAGGGAASSHPERSGVVRPYAPTGHRHEAEIEAYLGLDVSFTVHAVDMVRGASATCHVFPDEPVSKGDLWKAYRGAYADEPFMRIVSGGGGVYRYPEPKSVAGTNHGEVGFELDPGNRRVVVFSAIDNMTKGSAGQAVHAANVALGLPETAGLEFQGLHPVGSP, from the coding sequence ATGAGCGCCGACGACACGGGCGACGACGCGACGCCCGCGGAGACGTACACCGCCAGCGTCGTCGGCGGCACCGGCTTCACCGGCGGCGAACTGTTGCGGATCCTCGCCGGTCACCCCGCGTTCGACGTGGTGCAGGCCACGTCGCGGTCGGCCGACAACATGACGGTCGGCCGGTCGCACCCGAACCTGCGCGGGCTCGACCTGCGCTTCTCCGACCCCGACGACCTGGAGTCTGTCGACGTCCTCTTCTCGGCGACGCCGCACGGCGTCTCGATGGGGCGGGTCGACGAGTACTTCGAGGTCGCCGACACGGTCGTCGACCTCTCGGCGGACTTCCGGCTGCCCGAGGCCGACGCCTACGACGAGTGGTACGACGGCCACGAGTCGCCGGAGTACTTGGAGCGCGCGGAGTACGCGCTCCCCGAGATCAACCGCGAGAACCTCCCCGGCGCCGACCTGATCGCCGGCGGCGGCTGCAACGCGACGGCGACGATCCTCGGGCTGAAACCCCTGGTCGACGCCGGCGCGCTCGGCCCCGACGCGGGCGAGGTCGTCGTCGACGTGAAGGTCGGCTCCTCGGAGGGCGGCGCCGGCGGCGGCGCGGCCTCCTCGCACCCGGAGCGCTCCGGCGTCGTGCGCCCGTACGCCCCGACCGGGCACCGCCACGAGGCGGAGATCGAGGCGTACCTCGGGCTCGACGTCTCCTTCACGGTGCACGCGGTCGACATGGTGCGCGGCGCGAGCGCGACCTGCCACGTCTTCCCCGACGAGCCCGTCTCGAAGGGGGACCTGTGGAAAGCGTACCGCGGCGCGTACGCCGACGAGCCGTTCATGCGGATCGTCTCCGGCGGGGGCGGCGTCTACCGCTACCCCGAGCCGAAGTCGGTCGCCGGCACGAACCACGGCGAGGTCGGCTTCGAGCTCGACCCCGGCAACCGCCGGGTGGTCGTCTTCTCGGCCATCGACAACATGACCAAGGGATCGGCCGGACAGGCGGTCCACGCGGCGAACGTCGCGCTCGGGCTGCCCGAGACCGCCGGGCTCGAATTCCAGGGACTCCACCCGGTGGGATCGCCATGA
- the lysX gene encoding lysine biosynthesis protein LysX, giving the protein MHVGILYSRIRKDEKLLLNELRDRGHEVEKIDVRKERFGLESTTADVEDLDLVVDRCLSTSRSLYATRFLDSYGVPVVNAPETGDVCADKAKNSLALANADIPTPATEVSFTKEAALEAIESFGYPCVLKPVVGSWGRLMAKIDTRDAAEAILEHKETLGHYEHKVFYVQEFVDKPGRDIRALAVDGEPIAAMTRSSDHWLTNAAKGGETESFELDDRARELVERASDAVGGGMLGVDLMEVGGTDSGEYTVHEVNHTVEFKALDSATDVDVPARVVDWLEAKVENADDAAEAHT; this is encoded by the coding sequence ATGCACGTAGGGATCCTCTACTCCCGGATCCGGAAAGACGAGAAGCTCCTGCTCAACGAGCTCCGCGACCGCGGCCACGAGGTCGAGAAGATCGACGTCCGCAAGGAGCGGTTCGGCCTGGAGTCGACGACGGCGGACGTCGAGGACCTCGATCTCGTCGTCGACCGCTGCCTGTCGACGAGCCGGTCGCTGTACGCGACGCGGTTCCTCGACAGCTACGGCGTTCCGGTGGTGAACGCCCCGGAGACGGGCGACGTCTGCGCCGACAAGGCGAAGAACTCGCTCGCGCTCGCGAACGCCGACATTCCGACCCCGGCGACCGAGGTCTCGTTCACCAAGGAGGCCGCGCTGGAGGCGATCGAGTCGTTCGGCTACCCCTGCGTGCTCAAGCCGGTCGTCGGCTCGTGGGGTCGGCTGATGGCGAAGATCGACACCCGGGACGCAGCCGAGGCGATCTTAGAGCACAAGGAGACGCTCGGCCACTACGAGCACAAGGTGTTCTACGTGCAGGAGTTCGTCGACAAGCCCGGCCGCGACATCCGCGCGCTGGCGGTCGACGGCGAGCCGATCGCCGCGATGACGCGCTCGTCCGACCACTGGCTCACGAACGCCGCGAAGGGCGGCGAGACGGAGTCGTTCGAGCTCGACGACCGGGCGAGAGAGCTGGTCGAGCGCGCCTCCGACGCGGTCGGCGGCGGCATGCTCGGCGTCGACCTGATGGAGGTGGGCGGCACCGACTCCGGCGAGTACACCGTCCACGAGGTGAACCACACGGTCGAGTTCAAGGCGCTCGACTCGGCCACCGATGTCGACGTTCCGGCGAGGGTCGTCGACTGGCTGGAGGCGAAGGTGGAGAACGCTGACGACGCCGCGGAGGCGCACACATGA
- the lysW gene encoding lysine biosynthesis protein LysW, producing the protein MTSDTDTLLAEDPITGEEIELPADVEVGEIIDSPVTGTELEVISLDPVTLEEAPELEEDWGE; encoded by the coding sequence ATGACGAGCGACACCGACACGCTGCTGGCAGAGGACCCGATCACGGGCGAGGAGATCGAGCTTCCGGCCGACGTCGAGGTCGGCGAGATCATCGACAGCCCGGTCACCGGGACCGAGCTGGAGGTCATCTCGCTGGACCCCGTCACGCTGGAGGAGGCGCCCGAGCTCGAGGAGGACTGGGGCGAGTAG
- the argH gene encoding argininosuccinate lyase encodes MTDDDPGTGADADASAGDEPAESGTAVRRDRFSGGPAREFLSSLAADAAIFEADLAVDRAHTVMLAERGIVDGAVAGEILAALDDVEAAGHGDLSDGEDVHEAIETAVIDRIGPDGGRMHTARSRNDEVATCIRYRLREDLLAAAEATVALREALVEVASEHTETVMPGYTHLQPAQPTTVAHYLLSYEGGVARDTERLLDAYDRVNRSPLGAAAFAGTPFDIDRDRTAALLGFDGTVRNSTDAASARDFLAEGATACATLATTLSGLAEDLILFSNKGFVELSDAYASTSSIMPQKKNPDTLELTRGVAGDAIGEATGTLSLLKGLPRAYNRDLQRAHAGVFEIAGDVREATEVAAGAVATADWDEATLAAAAGDGFSTATGVADLLAMGGMPFRTAHEIVATAAEAVEDDDSPAAAAAKVDEAARNVTGEPLSAYVSRGDVESALDPAASVASRDSAGGPAPEAVAGELDAVEARIGEDDEALTAARDALAAASEALDAEVESYV; translated from the coding sequence ATGACCGACGACGACCCCGGTACGGGGGCGGACGCCGATGCGAGCGCGGGCGACGAGCCCGCTGAGAGCGGCACCGCCGTGCGCCGCGATCGCTTCAGCGGGGGCCCCGCCCGCGAGTTCCTGTCGAGCCTCGCGGCCGACGCGGCCATCTTCGAGGCCGACCTCGCGGTCGACCGCGCGCACACGGTGATGCTCGCCGAACGGGGGATCGTCGACGGCGCGGTCGCGGGCGAGATCCTCGCGGCGCTCGACGACGTGGAGGCCGCCGGCCACGGCGACCTGTCCGACGGCGAGGACGTCCACGAGGCGATCGAGACGGCCGTCATCGACCGGATCGGTCCGGACGGCGGGCGGATGCACACCGCCCGCTCGCGCAACGACGAGGTGGCGACCTGCATCCGGTACCGGCTGCGCGAGGACCTGCTCGCGGCCGCCGAGGCCACGGTTGCACTCCGCGAGGCGCTCGTGGAGGTCGCAAGCGAGCACACGGAGACCGTGATGCCCGGCTACACGCACCTCCAGCCGGCTCAGCCGACGACGGTCGCGCACTACCTGCTGTCGTACGAGGGCGGAGTCGCCCGCGACACGGAGCGCCTGCTCGACGCGTACGACCGGGTCAACCGGTCGCCGCTCGGCGCGGCCGCGTTCGCGGGGACGCCGTTCGACATCGACCGCGACCGCACCGCGGCGCTGCTCGGGTTCGACGGGACGGTCCGGAACTCGACGGACGCGGCGTCGGCGCGCGACTTCCTCGCGGAGGGCGCGACCGCGTGCGCCACGCTCGCGACGACGCTGTCGGGGCTCGCGGAGGACCTCATCCTCTTCTCGAACAAGGGGTTCGTGGAGCTGTCGGACGCGTACGCCTCCACCTCCTCGATCATGCCCCAGAAGAAGAACCCGGACACGCTGGAGCTGACCCGCGGCGTCGCCGGCGACGCGATCGGCGAGGCGACGGGCACGCTGAGTCTGCTCAAGGGGCTCCCCCGCGCGTACAACCGCGACCTCCAGCGCGCCCACGCGGGCGTGTTCGAGATCGCGGGCGACGTGCGGGAGGCGACCGAGGTCGCCGCCGGCGCGGTCGCGACCGCCGACTGGGACGAGGCGACGCTTGCGGCCGCCGCGGGCGACGGGTTCTCGACGGCGACGGGCGTCGCCGACCTGCTCGCGATGGGCGGGATGCCCTTCCGGACGGCCCACGAGATCGTCGCGACGGCCGCGGAGGCGGTCGAGGACGACGATTCGCCGGCCGCGGCGGCCGCAAAAGTTGACGAGGCCGCTCGGAACGTGACGGGCGAGCCCCTCTCCGCGTACGTGAGCCGCGGAGACGTAGAGTCGGCGCTCGATCCGGCCGCCAGCGTGGCGAGCCGCGACTCCGCCGGGGGACCGGCCCCCGAGGCGGTCGCCGGCGAGCTCGACGCCGTCGAGGCCCGGATCGGCGAGGACGACGAGGCGCTGACGGCGGCGCGCGACGCGCTCGCCGCCGCGAGCGAGGCGCTGGACGCGGAGGTCGAGAGCTATGTCTGA
- a CDS encoding argininosuccinate synthase — MATVALAFSGGLDTTVCVPLLKEEYGYDEVIGVNVDVGQPTEEFDEAEETADALGLDLHVVDAKAEFAELCFDAVKTNATYQGYPLGTALARPVIAEAILGVAEEQGCDAIAHGCTGKGNDQLRFEAVWRGSDLEVIAPVRELGLTREWEIDYAAEKDLPVEAGDGGVWSIDENIWSRAVEGGKLEDPNYEPPEDIYEWTAEPEGETTIEVTFEEGVPVAVDGEAMDPVPLIQHLNEYAGGYGIGRTDVMEDRMLGLKVRENYEHPAATVLLTAHQALEDLVLTKNERSFKKGIEQEWSEKAYQGLVFAPVVDALNAFVDETQDVVTGTATVKVSGGNCRVVARDSEYAVYSEEMASFNTEDVAGIAQEDATGVAKYHGLQERLANDVKAAVSKPELATDGSGTDDETDEE, encoded by the coding sequence ATGGCAACCGTTGCACTCGCGTTCAGTGGGGGACTCGACACCACAGTCTGCGTGCCGCTGTTGAAAGAGGAGTACGGCTACGACGAGGTCATCGGCGTCAACGTCGACGTCGGGCAGCCGACCGAGGAGTTCGACGAGGCGGAGGAGACCGCCGACGCCCTCGGGCTCGACCTCCACGTCGTCGACGCGAAAGCGGAGTTCGCGGAGCTGTGTTTCGACGCGGTGAAGACGAACGCGACGTACCAGGGCTACCCGCTCGGGACCGCGCTCGCGCGCCCCGTCATCGCCGAGGCGATCCTCGGCGTCGCCGAGGAGCAGGGCTGTGACGCCATCGCGCACGGCTGCACGGGGAAGGGGAACGACCAGCTCCGGTTCGAGGCCGTCTGGCGCGGCTCCGACCTCGAAGTCATCGCGCCCGTCCGCGAGCTCGGGCTCACCCGCGAGTGGGAGATCGACTACGCCGCCGAGAAGGACCTGCCCGTCGAGGCCGGCGACGGCGGCGTCTGGTCCATCGACGAGAACATCTGGTCGCGCGCGGTCGAGGGCGGCAAGCTGGAGGACCCGAACTACGAGCCGCCGGAGGACATCTACGAGTGGACCGCCGAGCCCGAGGGCGAGACCACCATCGAGGTGACCTTCGAGGAGGGCGTCCCGGTCGCCGTCGACGGCGAGGCGATGGACCCCGTCCCGCTCATCCAGCACCTCAACGAGTACGCCGGCGGCTACGGCATCGGTCGCACGGACGTGATGGAGGACCGCATGCTCGGGCTGAAGGTCCGCGAGAACTACGAGCACCCGGCCGCGACCGTCCTGCTGACGGCCCACCAGGCGCTCGAGGACCTCGTCTTGACCAAGAACGAGCGCTCGTTCAAGAAGGGGATCGAGCAGGAGTGGTCCGAGAAGGCGTACCAGGGGCTCGTGTTCGCCCCCGTCGTCGACGCGCTGAACGCGTTCGTCGACGAGACGCAGGACGTGGTGACCGGCACGGCGACCGTGAAGGTCTCCGGCGGGAACTGCCGCGTCGTCGCCCGCGACTCCGAGTACGCCGTCTACTCCGAGGAGATGGCCTCGTTCAACACCGAGGACGTCGCCGGCATCGCGCAGGAGGACGCCACGGGCGTCGCGAAGTACCACGGGCTCCAGGAGCGCCTCGCCAACGACGTGAAGGCGGCGGTGTCGAAGCCCGAACTGGCCACGGACGGGAGCGGAACCGACGACGAGACCGACGAGGAGTAG
- a CDS encoding glutamate-1-semialdehyde 2,1-aminomutase translates to MNHERSRGLYDRALSVMPGGVNSSVRATMPHPFFVERGDGGHVIDADGNRYVDWVMGYGPLLYGHDLPDPVEAAVQSHVAEGPMYGAPTEIEVEYAEFVARHVPSVESIRFVNSGTEATVSAVRLARGHTDRDKIVVMQGGYHGAQESTLVEGSPGDAHPSTAGIPEEFAEHTLPIPFNDPEAAKAVFEEHGDEIAAVLVEPILANMGIVMPVDGYHETLRELCDDHGALLVFDEVITGFRVGGLGCAQSKFGVTPDVTTFGKIIGGGFPVGAIGGRADIIEEFTPAGDVFQSGTFSGHPVTMAAGKAGLEYAAENDVYEHVNRLGRKLREGMAEICAERAPEYTVVGTDSMFKTVFTRDAPDDSDACCAGGCRQDPDCARYDSCPKTGADVADAATDRWERVFWQEMKERGVFLTANQFECQFTSYAHTEEDVERTLEAYREAI, encoded by the coding sequence ATGAACCACGAGCGCTCCCGCGGGCTGTACGACCGCGCGCTGTCGGTGATGCCCGGCGGGGTCAACTCCTCCGTCCGGGCGACGATGCCGCACCCCTTCTTCGTCGAGCGCGGGGACGGCGGCCACGTCATCGACGCCGACGGCAACCGGTACGTCGACTGGGTGATGGGGTACGGCCCGCTGCTGTACGGCCACGACCTGCCCGACCCGGTCGAGGCGGCGGTCCAGTCGCACGTCGCGGAGGGGCCGATGTACGGCGCGCCGACCGAGATCGAGGTCGAGTACGCCGAGTTCGTGGCGCGCCACGTCCCGAGCGTCGAGTCGATCCGGTTCGTCAACTCGGGGACGGAGGCGACTGTGTCCGCGGTGCGGCTGGCGCGCGGTCACACCGACCGCGACAAGATCGTCGTCATGCAGGGGGGTTACCACGGCGCGCAGGAGTCGACGCTCGTCGAGGGGTCGCCGGGGGACGCGCACCCGTCGACGGCCGGGATCCCCGAGGAGTTCGCCGAGCACACCCTCCCGATCCCGTTCAACGACCCGGAGGCCGCAAAAGCGGTGTTCGAGGAGCACGGCGACGAGATCGCCGCCGTCCTCGTCGAGCCGATCCTCGCCAACATGGGGATCGTGATGCCCGTGGACGGCTACCACGAGACGCTCCGGGAGCTGTGTGACGACCACGGCGCCCTCCTGGTCTTCGACGAGGTGATCACCGGGTTCCGCGTCGGCGGCCTCGGCTGCGCGCAGTCGAAGTTCGGCGTCACGCCCGACGTCACCACCTTCGGGAAGATCATCGGCGGCGGGTTCCCGGTCGGCGCGATCGGCGGGCGGGCGGATATCATCGAGGAGTTCACGCCCGCCGGCGACGTGTTCCAGTCCGGCACCTTCTCGGGACACCCGGTGACGATGGCGGCCGGGAAGGCCGGACTGGAGTACGCCGCCGAGAACGACGTGTACGAGCACGTCAACCGTCTCGGGCGGAAGCTCCGCGAGGGGATGGCCGAGATCTGCGCGGAGCGCGCGCCGGAGTACACCGTCGTCGGCACCGACTCGATGTTCAAGACGGTCTTCACGCGTGACGCGCCCGACGACTCGGACGCCTGCTGCGCCGGCGGCTGTCGGCAGGACCCCGACTGCGCCCGGTACGACAGCTGTCCGAAGACGGGCGCCGACGTCGCCGACGCCGCCACCGACCGCTGGGAGCGGGTGTTCTGGCAGGAGATGAAAGAGCGGGGCGTGTTCCTCACCGCGAACCAGTTCGAGTGCCAGTTCACCTCGTACGCGCACACGGAGGAGGACGTTGAGCGGACGCTGGAGGCGTATCGGGAAGCGATCTGA